The nucleotide window TTTGTGGTGTGCGATTGCCATTCACGATACGAGTTCTGTTGTTGGAGCGGCTAGTAAATACGGACCGGAAGCACTACAGGTAGCCACGACAGTAAAATTAGCAAGAGCTTTGTGGATTATTCCGGTGGCTTTGGTTACTGCTGTTGTTTTTAAAAATAATGCGAGCAAAGTGAAGATTCCTTATTTTATAGGATTGTTTATTTTGGCAATGATTTGCAATACGTATTTTTCTCCTTTTGCAAGTGTAACTCCTTATTTGGTTTCAATTGCAAAAATTGGACTTACTGTAACTTTATTTTTGATAGGAGCAGGCTTGAATAGTTGCGTTTTAAAATCAGTTGGGGTATTTCCTTTGTTACAAGGTGTGTTGTTATGGGTGAGTATTGCGGTTGGAACTTTGTTGGCAATAATGTTTTTTAGTTAAAATTGATTTTCTTTCTTTTTATAGCAATCAAATTAAATCTGATATAATCATAATAAAGGGCTGCAAAAAGAAAAAACACGGCTACAAATAATGTTTTTAGAACTAGAAAACCATAAATAAAACCACCTGAAAAACAGCCCAAAAAGAAGAAAAAAATAATTGATAATCGCAGATAAATACTCGTTTTTAAAATGTTCCTCTCTTCTGGTTTTTTGTAGAAAAACAATTGAGATAACTCGATGCCCAAATCGGTAAAGAGTCCTGTTAAGTGTGTTGTTCTTACGGTAGATTGTGAAATTTTGGTTACTAATGAATTTTGAATTCCCATGGCAAAAAGTAAACCAAAAGCAGTCCATTTTTCATCAAATAAATTAAAATCAGGGCGCATCCCAAAGAGTCCCAAGGAGATTAAAATCGCAATTTCGATTGTAATTGGTGCTACATGAAAAAGATTTGAGTTTTTTATTGAAATCAATTCAGCCAAAAAATTAGAAGTAAAAGATCCAGCTAAAAAGAACAAGGTATATATTAAAAAGATGATAGCTGCCTGATAATTGTGTTTGGTAACTTCTTCAGCAAAAAAAGCAAAATGGCCGGTCACATTGGTCGTTAACGTTTTTACTGATAAAACTCCCGTTATATTTACTATTCCAGCAACATAAGACAATAATACAGCAAGTCGTAAATTGTGTTTTGAAGTTCTGTTTTTGCCTTTATGTCTAAACATTTTGAATTTATTTTTTTTGGATTTACATAAATTTAAAGTTCATTGCTTAAATTATCTTTAAAAAAAATACATTTGCATTTCAATAAAATAAAAATAATGAAAAATTTTAAATTCAAACAAACAGTACTTGTTTTTTCCGCAATCAGTATTGCTTTTATTACGTTGTCTTGGGGAGTTTTCGGCCACGAGCATATTAATAATGCGGCAGTTATGGCTTTGCCAAAGCCAATACAAACCTTTTTTTACAATCATATTGATTTTATAACCCAGGAGTCATCTATTCCTGATTTGCGCAAATATGTTTTGCATGACAAAGCCGAAAATCCACGTCATTATATGGATATGGAGAATTTTGGTGATATAGATGCTGTTCCATTAGCATTTGAGGATGTAAAGAAAAAGTATGATGATAAATTCTTAGCAGATAATGGTATTTTGCCTTGGTACATTCAGGAAACGATGGCAAAATTAACAAAGGCTATGAAGGACAAAAGAAAGAACGAAATTTTGTTTTTGGCGGGTGATTTGGCACATTATATAGGCGATGCGAATATGCCTTTGCATACTTCGGCAAATCACGATGGACAGCTTAGCAATCAAAAAGGGATACATTCTATGTGGGAATCCCGTATTCCGGAATTGTTTGGCAAAAACTACAATTTTTATACCGGTGAAGCCAAGTATATTGATAATGTTGAAAAAGCGACTTGGGATATGTTGAAAGATTCACACAGTCAGGTAGAGCCTCTTTTGGCTATTGACAAAAAACTGCGTTCAACCTTTACAACAGAAACTATGTATGAAAAGGATGAAAAAGGAAATATCGCCAAAAATAAATATAATGAAATGATATATTCCAAAGAGTATGTGACTCAATTTCATTCAGCACTGAATGGAATGGTGGAAAAACAAATGCGAAAAGCGATTGTTGCCACAGCTAATTTTTGGTACACAGCTTGGGTAAATGCAGGAAAACCTAATCTTGATAATTTGGATTCAAAGGAGTTGACGAATCGCAATAAAAAGAATCTGCAAAATGATTTAAAGCTTTGGAAAACCGGAAAAGTTTTTGGTTTGGAAAGCGAAAGTGAATTTTAATTCCATTAGATATAAATAAAAACAAAAGCCTGTAAAAATTTAGTTTTACAGGCTTTTTCTTTGCAATTGTTTTAAAGTTTAAATAAAAAACTTAGAGTCTTAGTGACTTAGAAACTCAGCAACTTTATTCAATCATTTGGTATTTCTTTTTCTTTAATATATCCGAAGCTGTTTGGTAATACGAAATGGTTTCGTTTATTAAGTCGGTTCTTTCATTGGCTAAAGGCACCTGATTGTAATAGATTTGAAAATCCGTCGGCAATTTTTGATCCGGTTTTAAAGTCAGCTGAAATTGTTTTACGGTTTGTTTTGGAGAAAGAATCGTCAAAACATTGTCCTTTATCAATCCCAAATCTTGATATGTAGCAATCAAAGCTCTTGGTTTGTAATCCGGTTGTAAAACATCTTGTCCGTAAAATTTACTTTGGTAATTAAAATGCAATAAACCAAAGAGTGTTGGCATAACATCTATTTGAGACATTACGTTTGTATATTTTTGAGGCTGAACGAAACCGGGGCTGTAAATCATGGCAGGGATTCTGTATTTGTCTACAGGAAGTTCTGTTTTTCCTGCACTCGAAGCACAATGATCAGCAAGAATAACGAATACCGTATTTTTGAACCAAGGTTGTTTACTTGCCATCTCAAAGAATTTTTTAATAGCATAATCAGTGTATTTTACACCACCTTCACGAGATTTTATATCGCCCGGAATATCAATTTTATCATTAGGATACGTAAACGGACGGTGATTACTCACGGTCATCCAGTGATTAAAGAAAGGTTTGCCGGCTTTTGCTTCTGCATTCATCACTTTTATGGCTTTGTTGGCCATATCTTCGTCGCAAACTCCCCAAATATTGGCAAACGTAATTTCTTCGGGTGTGAATGTTTTTTTGTCAACTATGTCATAACCATTTCCACCAAAGAAATCTTCCATATTATCAAAAAAAGCATCTCCTCCGTATAGGAATTTTACGTTATATCCTTTTTGTTTAAAAAGAGCTCCGGTCGAAAATTTGTTTTTATTGTCTTCTCTTTTTACCACACTTTCACCGGCTGTTGGAGGAAAACAAAGCGTTACGGCTTCAAGACCACGAACGGTTCTGTTTCCAACTGCGTATAAATTGGTAAATAACAAACTTTTTTGAGCCAGATTGTCTAGAAACGGAGTGATATTTTGTTCGTTTCCGTACATTTTCATAAAATCAGCACTGTAGCTTTCAATGGTGATTAAAACAACGTTTTTAGGGATTTCGGCCGAATCGCTTTTGATTTCTCTCACAGTCGATATTCCCGAAATCGAAGGGATTTGTTTGTCAAGCAAAGCAAAAGCTTCATTTTCGGGCATGGTTTTATAAAATTTAAAATAATCCAATTCGCTGTTCATAAAAGCCAGATAGAAACGGTACATTCCGTTGGCTTGTAACTCATTTGTAAATACATTTTGAGAGTTTTCTTTTTTGGCTAAATAAGGAACAGCTACCAAAGAAATGGCAAATAAAGCAAGATAAATTCCGGAAATTTTTAATTTCTCAGCAAAAGTTGGAATGGCGTCAATGTAGTTTCTTGTTCTTTTGACAATAAAATAAGTGACAATTCCAGCTATTAGAAATAATGCTGAAAATAGCGGAATTACAGGATAAGATTCCATGATGTTCCCGATTACCTCATTGGTGTAAACCAAATAATTTACGGCTATAAAATTGTATTTAACACCAAATTCATTCCAAAAGAAATATTCACTTATTCCGTTTTGAAGGATGAGGACAACGTATAGAAACATCACAAAAGTGAACAACCAAAATCTGATTTTGCTTCTGTATTTTGGTAAAAAAAGTAAAAGTCCAAAAAGCAAGGTTTTGATACCTATAAAAATCATTCCGATTTTTGGCAGGGCTCCTCCGTATTCAGAAAGGACACTTTTTCCTGAAGCAACATAAATAAATAATGCTGCGAACAATCCTAATATAATGTTACCGTAGGGTTTGTAGTATTTTGAATTGGATATGAAAATCAGGTATAGCCATAAAAATCCTGAAGCTATTACAAACACAAATGCATCTGAAATTAATCCCAGTGAAAAGATTTTTAAACTGTCGATAAAAGAAAATGAGGTTTGTGTAATAGGGTGTAAGGCTAAAACGATTCTTAGAACGAAACTTACAACAATATAAAAAAGAGCAAGATTGTAAAAAGGGGAGAACTTTTTGAATAATGACATAAAGATTAATTTTTGGCAAAAGTAAAGCTTTTAATTTTTACCTGTTTTAAAAAAAATGTTAGAATAATTTTTGTACTATTTTGAGTAAACAGAAGGCAAATGTAGAAAAATTCAGTTGTTTTGATTATAAAATTAAATAATTCACAGTAAATATTGAAAAAGATAAAAAGCATCATTTTAAGTTTTCAAAATATTATCGCGTATATTCTTATTGTGAAAATGTAAAATTATTCTTTTTTTTGTGTTGTAAATCAGTTTGTTATGTGTTTTGGGTTCTGATTTATTGAATCTGTAATTATCTTAAAATGGTGGTATAAAAGATTATTTTTTTTGAGTTATCTTTATAGTAAAAGAATTATAACCTTTAATAATTTAATAAAATTATGAATGAAGCACATTTACATTTAGTGGTAAACCATTTTCCAATTATAGGGCTTTTTTTTGGATTTGGAATTTTGACTGTTGGCCTGTTTTTGAAAAATAAAACTGTTATTAATACGGCTTATGCTTTGTTTGTGGTTGCAGCTGTTTTTGGAGCAATAAGTTTGGGAACGGGAGAAGGTGCTGAGGAGTTGGTAGAAGATATGCCAGACATTGGAAAACAAATCATCCACGAACATGAAGAATTGGCCGAAAAATTTAGTGTTTTACTGTATGTTTTGGGAGTAATTTCTCTTGTCGGATTGTATTTGAACTTTAAAAATAATGGCAAAGCAATATTGTTTTCTTTTTTGGCATTGGTTGTTGCTGTCATTGGGTTGTTTTTTGCGCAAAAAGTGGGAACTTCAGGAGGAGAAATTCGTCATACCGAAATTAGAGAAAATGCCAATGCAATGGTTAATGGCTCTGTAAAGCAATCCCAAGAGTAGGGGAATTAATCGTCGAATTGAATTCCAAAAGAAAAGCAATTCCAAACGAATCGCTTTTCTTTTAGTAATGTGAATAGAAAATTATCGGTTACTCAACTTAGCTTTTTCCTTAATAATGTCACTTATTTTTTTGTTTTCGATTTTGCTTTCAAGCCATGAAATTATATCGAGATAAAGAAAAGCTCTTTTTTCATATGTTTTTTCTTCCAATTCAATAAAACGCGCTCTCATTTTTATGAATTCTTTTTTGATGTCACTTGGATACAAATTGCTCAAATTCTTAAGAAAACGAATAATTTCTTTTTGCACTTCGTGTAAATCATTCATTTTTATCAAAAACTTATAAGTGTTTTTGAGCTGACTTTCCAAATAATAATCTTTGCCAAGTTCATAATGCGCAATTAGACATAAAATTCTGGAAAAACACATTAAATCTTCCCTCATTGTGAGGTTTTTGTTGTTGATGATTTTCTCCAAATAAAGGATACATTCCTGATATTTTTCATTTCCAAAATAAATACAAGCTATTTTGTAATAAAACATCATTTCGTGGTGCTCATCCAGATGTTCGCTGTGAACTTTTATTTTGTTTAAAATCTCAGGAATTAAGTATTCGCTTTCCGCAAAAGTACCTTCCAGGATATGATAGTTTAGTTTGTTGTTATACAAATAAAGGAATGACAACGAAGCAATATTGTCATTTACCGGAAAACGAGGGTCGTTTATGGTTTCTTCCAACAATTCCAGATATTTTTTGAAATTGGTTTTGTATTTGAGCATAAATAATGACTCTAGCAAGTAATGATTTCCCTTAAGAAAAAAAACAGGATTTAGAAAAATCATATTTGGATTATCATAAAATAAGGTCACCCATTTGTAGGCGTACTTATAGCAGGAAAGAAAATCTTGAACCAAGAAGCTTCTCCATAAATTGGCATTGTAAAACCAATATTTTTCCCTAAACTCAAATTTGGATTGATCCAAGTGGGAAATATGTTTATTAAAATAATCATCTATATATTTGTATTCTTCATCGCTTTTTACATAACCTGTTTTGAGCATTATGCTGTACAATTGAAGTGACAAATTGGATAATTTACTCGAAATCGTGTTGCGATAATTCAATTCTTTGGCTTGAATAACCAATTCGTCTGCGCGCCCTTGAATACTTCTAGTGATGTATTGGGATTCGATTAATTTTTCAAATTCAACAATTTCAAAAGCCATGTATTTTTCATCATTTTCGATGGCTTGTTGTTTGGTTTTATCCAATATTTTCAAGCTTTGCCTGTAAAGCCCTTTGTTGTAGAGAATTGCAGCAAAATCAATTTGTTCTCTTAGTTGGTATCGAATGTTTTGACTGGGAATATTCAAACGAATACTCACCAAAATTTGTTTGTACAAATAGGATTTTAGGTTTGATAATTGAGCTTTTTTAATCAAACCGCTTTTTAGAATCAGTTTCTCATCATACACTTCGGATTTATCCAAAATATTAAAAAGCTCTATAAACTTGGTATTGGAACTAGTTTCCAATCGGCTTGCAAATATTTTGAATTGTCTTTTTTCAGATTTGGAAAGGGATTTTATTAATACAAATAAAAAATCTTTTTGATAGTTAGCCATTGTATTATAAAAGTATTTAATGTGTTGATTTACAGGTTGTTAGATTGTTATTTTTTACTTTATAAATAGTATATTTAGTTAAAAGCAGGTTTAGTTCTAAGTAAATGAAAACTATTTTTGTTTTAAGATGTGAAATTACATTAAATAAATTAAAATGAATAGAGACAAAGTCCAAATTTTTGACACCACTTTAAGAGACGGAGAACAAGTCCCAGGATGTAAATTAGACACCAAGCAAAAACTCGTGATAGCCAATCGACTAGATGAAATGGGAGTTGATATCATCGAAGCTGGTTTCCCTGTTTCTAGCCCTGGTGATTTTTTATCTGTTTCCGAAATATGTAAAATTGTTAAAAATGCAACTGTATGCGGGCTTACAAGAGCTGTAGAAAATGATATTGATGTCGCAGCAGCCGCTTTGAAAAATGCGGTAAGACCCAGAATACATACAGGTATCGGAACTTCCGACTCACATATTTATCACAAATTGCAAACCACCCCCGAAGATGTTATTGCACGTGCGAAACACGCTGTTGCTCATGCTAAAACCTATGTAGAAGATGTAGAATTTTATGCTGAAGATGCTGGTAGAACCGAGAATGCATTCCTGGCTAAAGTTTGTGAAGAAGTAATCAAATCTGGAGCGACAGTTCTTAATATACCTGATACTACCGGTTATTGTTTGCCGGAAGAGTATGGTGCAAAAATAAAATACCTTAGAGAAAATGTAAAAGGAATTGAAAATGTTATTCTTTCCTGTCATTGTCATAATGATTTGGGTATGGCTACTGCCAATTCAATTTCTGGAGCTATAAATGGTGCTCGTCAGATAGAATGTACTATTAATGGCATAGGGGAAAGAGCAGGAAATACAGCGCTTGAAGAAGTGGTTATGATTTTTAAACAACATCCATATCTTAATTTGTATACTGACATTGACAGTAAACAATTGAACGAAATGAGTCGATTGGTTTCTGAAAGTATGGGAATGATGGTACAGCCAAATAAAGCTATTGTTGGGGCAAATGCTTTTGCACATAGTTCAGGAATTCATCAAGATGGTGTGATTAAAAATAGAGCTACTTATGAAATCATGGATCCTTTGGATGTTGGTGTCAATGAGTCTTCTATTATTTTGACAGCAAGAAGCGGAAGAGCGGCTTTGGCTTACAGAGCAAAAAAAGTGGGTTACGAACTTACCAAAACGCAATTGGATATCGTTTATGTAGAATTTTTGAAATTCGCAGATATCAAAAAAGAAGTTTTGGACGAGGATATTCATCAGATTGTTGAAGCGTCCAAAATAAGTGTTAGCTAATTTATTGGTAATAACTTAAAAAATAAATAAAATGAACTTAAAAATAGCAGTGCTTTCGGGAGATGGAGTAGGACCTGAGGTTATTTTACAGGCTAAAAAAGCTTTGTATGCCATTAGCGTTGCCTATGATCATGAGTTTATTTTTGAAGACGCTTTGATTGGTGCAGTAGCTATCGAAAAAACGAGAAATCCTTTGCCAGAACAAACATTGAATCTTTGTCTTAATACCGATGCTGTTTTGTTTGGAGCTATTGGTAATCCTAAATTTGATAACAATCCTGAATCAAAAGTTCGACCAGAACAAGGATTATTAAAGCTAAGAAAAGAATTAGGGCTTTATGCAAACATTAGACCAATAAAACCGTTTAAGAATTTGCTAGATGCATCTCCAATCAAAAAAGAGGTTATTGAAAATGTTGATTTTGTTGTTTTCAGAGAACTTACAGGTGGATCCTATTACGGAGAAAAGGTTTTGAACGAAGAGGGTACATTTGCTTCAGATATTTGCGAATACTCCGAAAATGAAATTACCAGAATTACACATTTAGCATTTAAAGAAGCTCAAAAAAGAAGGAAAAAAGTAACATTGGTAGATAAAGCAAATGTTCTTGAAACTTCCAGATTGTGGCGAAAATTAGTTAAGAAAATTGCGCTTCAATATCCAGATGTGAAATTGGAATGTCAATATATTGATAATGTTGCCATGCAGATAATCACTGATCCTAAGCAGTACGACGTAATTTTGACTGAAAATTTATTTGGAGATATACTTTCAGATGAAGCTTGCGCGATTATGGGGTCAATTGGTTTATTGCCTTCGGCTTCGGTAGGTGATACTAAGGCTCTTTTTGAACCTATTCATGGTTCTTATCCACAGGCAAAAGGGAAAAATATAGCAAATCCCATTGCTTCTATTTTGTCTGCAGCAATGTTGTTACAGCATTTTGGATTGGAAAAAGAAGCTAGAAAGGTGTATGAAGCTGTTGAAAAAGCGATTGAATATAAAGTGGTTACATTGGATTTAAATCCAGATTCGAGATTTGGTACAAATGATGTGGGGGATTTTATTTCGAATGTTATATTGAGTAAAGATGATTTATATTTTAAAAACGATAATGTTCAAATTGGGCAATCGACTATCGTTTAGTTAGTAAAAATCATAAAACGTTGCATTATTTCACTAAAAACTCTTAGATTGTTGGTAAAATATTTTTTTATTGGGTTTGTTTTTTATACTTTTGCAGTGTTAAAAAAATAAAGAAAATGAAACACATTACCAACGTCCTTTTAGTTTTAAGTGTCATTGTGGTTATCACATATGAGAAGGGATTGGTATAAATATAATTAGAAAAATATTTAAAGCCTCCCATAATTTTGGGAGGTTTTTTTATAGATAAAAGTTAAAACAGACAAATTGTAAAATACAATGGAGTTGAACAAATACAGTAAGACGATTACGCAAGATGTTACTCAGCCAGCCGCACAAGCAATGTTGTACGGAATAGGTTTAACGGAGGATGATCTAAAAAAAGCACAAGTCGGAATAGTGAGTATGGGTTACGAAGGTAATACTTGTAACATGCACTTAAATGATTTGGCCAAAGATGTAAAAAAAGGTGTTTGGGATGCGGATTTAGTCGGACTTATTTTTAATACTATTGGAGTAAGTGATGGAATTTCAAATGGAACCGAAGGAATGCGTTATTCGTTGGTTTCTCGTGATGTAATTGCTGATTCTATAGAAACAGTTGTAGGTGCACAATGGTACGACAGTTTAATTGCAATTCCGGGTTGTGACAAAAATATGCCTGGCGCTTTAATTGCAATGGGAAGATTAAATCGTCCTGCTCTTATGGTTTACGGTGGCTCAATTCACTCCGGAAAATGGAAAGGAGAATCATTAAATATTGTTTCTGCATTTGAAGCTTTAGGTAAAAAGTTCAAAAATGAAATAAGTGATGAGGATTATAAAGGTGTAATTCAGAATTCTTGCCCGGGACCTGGTGCCTGTGGGGGAATGTACACTGCCAACACTATGTCTTCTGCGATTGAAGCATTAGGAATGAGTTTGCCATACAGTTCTTCAAATCCTGCATTAAGTCAGGAAAAAAGAGATGAATGTTTAAACGCTGGTAAAGCAATTAGAGTATTATTGGAAAAAGATATAAAGCCTAGAGATATAATGACTCGTAAGGCTTTTGAAAATGCAATTACTCTTGTGGCTGTTCTTGGTGGTTCTACAAATGCAGTTATGCACTTAATCGCAATGGCACATTCTGTAGATGTTGAAATCACAATTGACGATTTTCAAAGAATCAGTGATAAAACTCCAGTTCTTGCAGATTTGAAACCGAGCGGTAAATATATGATGGAAGATATTCATGCTGTTGGAGGTGTTCCTGCCGTAATGAAATATCTATTGAAAGAAGGATTTATTCATGGAGACTGTTTGACAGTAACCGGAAAAACGGTTGCTGAAAATTTGGCTTCAATTCCTGATTTGCAAGATGGACAACAAGTAGTTCATGACATTCAAAAAGCGTTGAAACCAACAGGGAATATTCAGATTCTTTATGGGAATCTTGCCTCCGAAGGTTGTGTTGCAAAAATCAGCGGTAAAGAAGGAGAATATTTTGAGGGACCGGCTGTGGTTTTTGAAGGTGAATTTGATGTGATTCCTGGGGTTCAGGCGGGAAAAGTAAAACCTGGAGATGTAGTCGTCATCAGGTATTGTGGACCAAAAGGTGGCCCGGGAATGCCAGAAATGTTAAAACCTACCTCTGCCATTATTGGTGCAGGATTAGGAAGTAGCTGTGCTCTTATAACTGATGGTCGATTCTCTGGTGGTTCACATGGATTTGTGGTTGGACACATTACACCTGAAGCTTATGATGGTGGTGGTATTGCATTAGTAAAAGATGGTGATTTAATTGCTATCGATGCTGTAAAAAATACTATAAACCTGAAAATATCCGACGAGGAATTTGCGACTCGAAAAGCGAGTTGGGTTCAGCCTCCTTTAAAAGTTACAAAAGGAGTTTTGCTTAAATATGCAAAATCGGTTTCAAGCGCTTCAACAGGTTGCGTTACCGATAAATAATCTTAATACTACCTCAAAAGGGAAGAACTAAATAGACAAAAAAAGCTAAAGCAAAATAAATATTTGCTAAATGCTAAAAAAAAATAAAATGGAAAATAACAGAATTTCAGGAGCAGAAGCCGTTATAAGATGTTTATTGGCTGAAGGAGTTGACCTAGTTTATGGTTATCCTGGCGGGGCGATAATGCCTGTTTATGACGAATTGTATAAATTTCAAGATGAATTACATCATGTTCTGGTACGTCATGAACAAGGTGCAATACATGCAGCCCAAGGTTTTGCAAGAGCCACAGGAAAAGTAGGTGTTGCGATAGCAACTTCTGGACCCGGAGCAACAAATTTGGTTACAGGTATTGCCGATGCTCAAATTGATTCAACTCCTATTGTATGTATTACAGGGCAAGTTGGAAGACATTTGTTGGGATCGGATGCATTTCAAGAAACAGATATTATCGGAATTTCTACTCCTATCACTAAGTGGAATTTTCAAATTACCGAAGCGTCTCAAATTCCGGAAGTAATTGCAAAAGCTTTTTTCATTGCTAAATCTGGAAGACCGGGACCGGTATTAATAGATATCACGAAAAATGCACAATTTGACTTAATGGATTTTAGTTACAAAAAATGTAACAGCATTAGAAGTTATACTCCTAAACCAACTTTAAATTTAGAGAAAGTTAAGGAAGCTGCAGCTTTAATCAATCAGGCCAAAAAACCTTATATAGTTTTTGGTCAGGGAATTATTCTTGGTCAGGCTGAAGCAGAACTAAAAGCTTTTGTTGAAAAATCAGGAATTCCTGCCGCTTGGACAATTCTAGGTCTTTCGGCATTGCCAACAGATCATCCTTTGAACGTAGGAATGGTTGGGATGCACGGAAATTATGGACCTAATTTGTTGACCAACGAGTGTGATGTGTTAATTGCGCTGGGAATGCGTTTTGATGATCGTGTTACAGGAAATTTGGCTACTTATGCCAAACAAGCCAAAGTAATTCATTTTGAAATTGATCATGCCGAAATTGACAAAAATGTAAAAACAGAAGTTGCTGTTTGGGCAGATGTTAAGGAATCATTGACGGCTTTGCTTCCGCTTATCGAAAGCAAAAAACATGATGCTTGGCACAATGAATTCAAAGAAAAATACAAAATTGAATTTGACGCGGTAATTAAAGAGGAATTAAACCCTGCAAAAAATGGAATTTCAATGGGTGAAACTATTGAAATGATTAATAAATATTCTAACGGAGATGCAATAATTGTTTCGGATGTAGGACAACACCAAATGTTTGCTTGTCGTTATGCTAAATTTAATTCAACGAAAAGTAACGTTACTTCTGGAGGTTTAGGAACAATGGGATTTGCTTTGCCGGCTGCGATAGGTGCCAAAATGGGAAAACCAGATCGTGAGGTTGTAGCAATTATTGGTGATGGTGGTTTCCAAATGAATATTCAGGAATTAGGAACTATTTTTCAAACCAAAGTTCCTGTGAAAATAGTCGTTTTGAATAATGAATTTTTAGGAATGGTACGCCAATGGCAAGAATTATTCTTTGATAGCAGATACGCTTCAACTATAATGACGAACCCAAACTTTATAGCAATTGCTGAGGGGTATCACATTCAAGCTAAAAAAGTAACCAAAAGAGAAGAACTAGAAGGTGCTGTTGCCGAGATGTTGGCTTCAAAAGATTCTTATTTCTTGGAAGTTATGATTGAAAAAGAAAATAACGTATTCCCAATGATTCCGACAGGAGCATCGGTTTCGGAAATGCGATTAAGTTAAAAAAGTTTCTCGTTTCAAGGCTTAAGTTTCAGATATATGAAACCTTGCACTTGAAACAAAAAAAACTAAAAAAATGGAAAATAAAACATTCACTATTTCTGTTTATTCAGAAAACAACGTTGGCTTACTCAACAGGATATCTGGTATATTCTTGAAGCGCCACATTAATATATTGAGTCTAAATGTATCCGAATCTGAAATAGAAGCTGTTTCAAGGTTTATTATTGTTGTAAATACAACCGAAAAATGGGTACAGAATATTGTTGGTCAGATCGAAAAACAAATTGAGGTTATCAA belongs to Flavobacterium gilvum and includes:
- a CDS encoding YoaK family protein; protein product: MFRHKGKNRTSKHNLRLAVLLSYVAGIVNITGVLSVKTLTTNVTGHFAFFAEEVTKHNYQAAIIFLIYTLFFLAGSFTSNFLAELISIKNSNLFHVAPITIEIAILISLGLFGMRPDFNLFDEKWTAFGLLFAMGIQNSLVTKISQSTVRTTHLTGLFTDLGIELSQLFFYKKPEERNILKTSIYLRLSIIFFFFLGCFSGGFIYGFLVLKTLFVAVFFLFAALYYDYIRFNLIAIKRKKINFN
- a CDS encoding zinc dependent phospholipase C family protein; the encoded protein is MKNFKFKQTVLVFSAISIAFITLSWGVFGHEHINNAAVMALPKPIQTFFYNHIDFITQESSIPDLRKYVLHDKAENPRHYMDMENFGDIDAVPLAFEDVKKKYDDKFLADNGILPWYIQETMAKLTKAMKDKRKNEILFLAGDLAHYIGDANMPLHTSANHDGQLSNQKGIHSMWESRIPELFGKNYNFYTGEAKYIDNVEKATWDMLKDSHSQVEPLLAIDKKLRSTFTTETMYEKDEKGNIAKNKYNEMIYSKEYVTQFHSALNGMVEKQMRKAIVATANFWYTAWVNAGKPNLDNLDSKELTNRNKKNLQNDLKLWKTGKVFGLESESEF
- a CDS encoding LTA synthase family protein, with the protein product MSLFKKFSPFYNLALFYIVVSFVLRIVLALHPITQTSFSFIDSLKIFSLGLISDAFVFVIASGFLWLYLIFISNSKYYKPYGNIILGLFAALFIYVASGKSVLSEYGGALPKIGMIFIGIKTLLFGLLLFLPKYRSKIRFWLFTFVMFLYVVLILQNGISEYFFWNEFGVKYNFIAVNYLVYTNEVIGNIMESYPVIPLFSALFLIAGIVTYFIVKRTRNYIDAIPTFAEKLKISGIYLALFAISLVAVPYLAKKENSQNVFTNELQANGMYRFYLAFMNSELDYFKFYKTMPENEAFALLDKQIPSISGISTVREIKSDSAEIPKNVVLITIESYSADFMKMYGNEQNITPFLDNLAQKSLLFTNLYAVGNRTVRGLEAVTLCFPPTAGESVVKREDNKNKFSTGALFKQKGYNVKFLYGGDAFFDNMEDFFGGNGYDIVDKKTFTPEEITFANIWGVCDEDMANKAIKVMNAEAKAGKPFFNHWMTVSNHRPFTYPNDKIDIPGDIKSREGGVKYTDYAIKKFFEMASKQPWFKNTVFVILADHCASSAGKTELPVDKYRIPAMIYSPGFVQPQKYTNVMSQIDVMPTLFGLLHFNYQSKFYGQDVLQPDYKPRALIATYQDLGLIKDNVLTILSPKQTVKQFQLTLKPDQKLPTDFQIYYNQVPLANERTDLINETISYYQTASDILKKKKYQMIE
- a CDS encoding 2-isopropylmalate synthase, with translation MNRDKVQIFDTTLRDGEQVPGCKLDTKQKLVIANRLDEMGVDIIEAGFPVSSPGDFLSVSEICKIVKNATVCGLTRAVENDIDVAAAALKNAVRPRIHTGIGTSDSHIYHKLQTTPEDVIARAKHAVAHAKTYVEDVEFYAEDAGRTENAFLAKVCEEVIKSGATVLNIPDTTGYCLPEEYGAKIKYLRENVKGIENVILSCHCHNDLGMATANSISGAINGARQIECTINGIGERAGNTALEEVVMIFKQHPYLNLYTDIDSKQLNEMSRLVSESMGMMVQPNKAIVGANAFAHSSGIHQDGVIKNRATYEIMDPLDVGVNESSIILTARSGRAALAYRAKKVGYELTKTQLDIVYVEFLKFADIKKEVLDEDIHQIVEASKISVS
- the leuB gene encoding 3-isopropylmalate dehydrogenase; translated protein: MNLKIAVLSGDGVGPEVILQAKKALYAISVAYDHEFIFEDALIGAVAIEKTRNPLPEQTLNLCLNTDAVLFGAIGNPKFDNNPESKVRPEQGLLKLRKELGLYANIRPIKPFKNLLDASPIKKEVIENVDFVVFRELTGGSYYGEKVLNEEGTFASDICEYSENEITRITHLAFKEAQKRRKKVTLVDKANVLETSRLWRKLVKKIALQYPDVKLECQYIDNVAMQIITDPKQYDVILTENLFGDILSDEACAIMGSIGLLPSASVGDTKALFEPIHGSYPQAKGKNIANPIASILSAAMLLQHFGLEKEARKVYEAVEKAIEYKVVTLDLNPDSRFGTNDVGDFISNVILSKDDLYFKNDNVQIGQSTIV